From the genome of Etheostoma cragini isolate CJK2018 chromosome 23, CSU_Ecrag_1.0, whole genome shotgun sequence:
ATGAGCCAAAATGTCTATTATGCACAGACAACACAGAAGCATGTATATGGAAACATTTGTAGCACAATTACATCCCTGTTAggttaaaatatacatttcgCTGATAGCACCTACTTTGTTTCAACTTTAAGAACTCTTGAATCCTGAGAAGCCTTAAAAGGTACAATGTGAAGCAATTCACATGTATTGATCATTTTGTATTGGCAATGTATAAACGGATTGTAATGTAACTTAAAAACTGAGACCTTCCCCAACTTTTGGGGTTTTCTAGCCTGTGAAATTCGTAGGATGTGATGTTTATGCACGCTCCCAAATACCCTGATTCTCTTTAGCTCCCATACAGCGCCAACATTGTGCTACATTACCTAACATTAGCTTAGAAATGGAGGTCAACAAACGACTGGCACCCACAACACAGAATCCAAAACAAAGTCCACGTAGGCACAACATTTCTTTTGTGACCGACATTGCGGAAAATAAAAGGTTAACAATGGCAGGGCCTTTTGATTCATGGAGATACCTTTGTTTGGTTTTTGGGATCAAAACGGACCCTGAGCTGGCTTTCTTCCCATTGGACTGGTATACTAACATTATTGCAAAGCTTGTGAAATATATTGTAATAGTGTAGCTTTAGCTAGCTAATGAAAGCTTGCTTGCTAATGAGGAAAAATTGCTAGATAGCTAACATAGCAAGATATTGAATGGAGTGGATAACATCAGCCAATTCTTTCAGACTGATCTGGCGGGTATATTGGCTAGCTTGCTGTTTGTAAGTAATTTTATGCATTTTAGCATGTCTTATTAATAACAAGGAATTTCTGAAAATTCTACATAGTGCCTTATAGTGATAAAATCCTCAGTATTCCTAGAtaatatgatgaaaaaaaaaaatgtctaaatgccACCATGGTGGAATTTGTATGACTTGTTGTTTTGAAAACAGCATATAATTGActtaaaagaaacaacacaaattgTGCATTTTTGTCTCATCTCTAAGTAATGTTTGgtaatggagtctggtggaaaGAGTGTCTCTGCAGCCTGGTAAAATTATCTACATATAAACAGTCAAGTTGCGAGATAATTAAtgagaaaaagacatttcatcCACTATTGTATGCTGTGATTCTGATCCGTGcgttagtcttttcttttccatctctcACCTGTACTCTCCAAATGTCCCATCATCCTCCTTCATAGGCTGGATCTCTGGGTCTTGGTGAGcatcttctttctctttcactgtagatttaaaaagaagataattgtgttttaatatttccATGTGAATAGGTCTgaaattacagtaatgtgtgcATTACCTGGGTATTTGCCACCCTTGTTCCTTTTGATGAAACACACTATGAGAAGCACCAAGATGAGGAGAGCGATGGCACACATCAGTCCAATAAACCAGCCCTGGGTGGCAATGTCTACCTGTCGGTTAGGTACAgctagacacacacatgcacagaaaggAGAAGGGAAAGATGGAGACCAACAGTTACCATGACTGTCAGTCCAAATCTCAATCCAGGCTGTTAAAATGATGGAATCGTTTTTCTTCATGCTGAGCAACACTGAGATTAAAATAGGCTGTAAACACAGAAATTTAATTTTCAAGTGGATTAATATGCAATGAttgtttaaacacacaaaaaactaaacagtaaaacaatggACATCTTAGTGATGATTTTAAGTGACATGCATCAGACCGACCGTTGATAGCAACTTCTGACATATTAGTACACTAAACTAGAAAACTAACTACCTTACATTCATGTCTGAATGTAGCATTGTATGTCTGATAATGAGATAGTGCTACAACAGAAAAGAGATGagaaaaatgagacaaacaagaaacacaaagaccGTCTATCCTGAGGCATGCCGCCTCACCTGGCACCGCAACCAACACTTCGTCTGTGCTGTGAACCGTCGGGTCAGCTGGGTCTCTAGCTACCACTCGCACCTTATAGGATGTCCCCGGCTTTAAACCTTTTATCATATGCCAGTGTGAACCATTTACCAACTCCCTTTTCCAGTCCTCTTTACCTGGAATTGTTGAAGTggatggagaggaaaagaatAGAATAATAGTAGAATAATTATTGGATGGTATTTAAACATCTGTTTGATGGTTATACATCAAATTGATTCAATTCTATAAAAAAGCCAATCAATACATGCACCCATGTTCTGAGATGACTGCAAATACAAAGCAAAGCCTTACTGTTTTCTACAACATATTCCACATATACATTCTTATGGTGTCCAAAGTAATCCCAACTGATCACTGCACCGTCCTCCAACATGGACGTGTTAACTTTGCCAAACGCAGGGCCTACAGGCGGCACTGCGcacacaagagaaaaaaaagacatcaaggGCTTTAATTCCAGAGTGTACAAATTTCACAAAGTCCTTGCAATGAAATAAAGCCTTTCCAATACTGGTCATAAACTCATAAGGAGCAAGtagaaataacattaaaaagaaataaacaacacacattgtGTTAGTCTTTAGGATAAAGCTGGTGCCTATAAACAAAACCAGAAAGAAATACTTCAGCTACTGTAACTTGGGCTGCCAAATTCAAGtcaagaattaaaaagaaactccATGTCTGTTTGAGTTTTAGGTTAAAAAAGTACAACTGATCGGGGCCTCAATTTACAAGCATTTGGCTGTTGGCCATCTGTCCGAACTCAGTTTAAGAAAAATATCCCTCTATACAAAACAATATATGGCCACACCGTTTTTATTATATGACAAAAGTACTTTGAGCACAGTGTCAGATCCTGCCACAACATAGAATGAGGTCAGttaaaaacaagtcaaacaaaAGTCAGGTAAGAAAATTTCCCATTAATAGAActgttattttaaagatttgttttttcagagatggaacatatttttttccagGGCAGATAATAAGTGAAGATTTTTCAGGGGTTAGAAGGAGATACAGGGAGTGCTTGTACCCTTGTGAAACGGGGGGTGCGGAGACTGAGTGATGGGGGAGGTTGGGTGAGGGGGCTCTGAAGGGCCTGAAAGAACATGGAAAAGAGTGAGACAACACGCATACATAACAAAGTAGACAGCATACAGGGAACAGCAGGCCACTGTTTTGCAGAAAAACTTATTAAAAACTAACTAACatgcttatttaaaaacatgttacaaCATCTCTCAAATCCAAGATTTAGGGAGGAGTTACGCACCTGGTTCACCAtccaaacaaatgaaataacagCACTTCAGCATgcatattttcaaaatgaaattctagtcatttatatacacacacacacacacacacacacacacacacacacaaaaaacgtttttttagcATCAGCCGGTATATAAAGTATACGTTAGTACTGGACTGAAACATTCACAAGCATCATGCGTAAaacttcaaatgaaaatgtgttcaaTTGAAGAGGGCAAATACAAGAGGTAAAGACAGCAAGCACAGCTAATTCTAAAAACCAGTACTTTAACTTATGTTGCAGTAAGTGCGACCTATTCTCCCAGAACAGGACACAAGCATGGTTTCCTTGCAGACACAATGGAAGTCATTTAATCCTATTTATTCACTTTCACATTCTAAGACATGCTAATTTTGCAACATGCAGGGATAATTTAACCAAAGACAATTTCTATGCGAAGCTATTGTTCCATTTCTAATATCTGATGATATGAATAACATGCAGGTGCTTCCAGTGGCAAACTTGGGTTACCTTTGCCCATCTCTACAGTGGGCTTAGTTCGAGCTttagacagaagaaaaaagaaaaagagatagaGGGGATATAAATTGTGGAATCCAGTAGGACCTCATGTGTGTGCACTTAAGCTCACAGGAAGGCCTAATATCTGTCAGAGCACTGTGATTCTGACCCTTGCACTACTTATATGTTATATAAAAGGACTttgtccttttcctctttttctgcttGTAATTAGCTACACAGATAAAGCTAAGTGGCTAAAATAACTCACTTGTGTCCATGGCTGTGAAGGCTTCCTCTGTGATGATGGGGCCAGAGCCCTTTATTGTCTTTGCACTCATGTAAAACTTGTAGAGCATGCTAGAGTTCAGGTTGCCCAGGGTAATGGTGGTCTCGTTGGCAAGGAAGTTGATTACCTTGACAGGCCCCAGTTCATTGGTGGTGTtgactgcagagacagagtTAAGGAGTGATATGAGGAAAGTGAAAGGAATGCACAATGTGGTTTTCCATTTGCAGAAATTACGCATAATACTGAGTAGAACACAACAGCCAACACAACAGGCAACAGACAGGTGTGTCAGGCAGCTGGTAAGCCTACCCGGTTGGTATTTTAGTGTGTATCCAGCGAGGCGTCCATTGTTGTTCATTGGTGGGCCCCATTCCAGAGTGAGAGAGTCCAAACCAGGGTTTATGACATTCAGAAAAGAAGGAGGCCCTGGGactgaaaacaaaaccagaacCACAGTCATGGTCGGGACATTGCACAGGACCATTCATGGGTATTTATAGTGTAAGAACATGAGAGGGTTGTTGTGTAGCAGAACATGGACCTTTATGATTGTTAGGGGATTTTCACATTGTTGCTAGGGTGTACCATGAGGTTTCACACAGAATAAGGGTGTAACTCAAGGCTTGTAAGGGTTTCCAGGTAGTTTTAGGGAATTACAAGGAGGTTGGTATGGCATTCAATTGCAAGGGTGTAGCGTCAGGTTTGCTAGGTCGTTTGGGATTTCTATCGACACTCTTGGTGGTTGCTAGGGTAGGTAACTGTGCTGATTCTGTGTGGTTTTCAACAAGTACTGGAAGGTTGTTGTCACATGCAGTAAGTAGTACTAATAATGCAAGTTATAGCAACCATAGTATTAATAGTAGGTATCAAAAGACAGATACAGTACAATAGATGTTCTTATGTATTCAAAAACTGGTTTAGTGCAATTGTGGTCATCATTTCATATTTGGAGGTAGTTTCAAGAAAAGATATGCACAATGCTTTAGGCCTGCAGAACAACCACATCAACCAACGTCAGCCATACACACCTCCTTCAGGTGTCTCAAATGTCTTGCTGGGGCTAGCAGGCCCTTCTCCTTTGATATTAAGGACTCTGACGGTGAGGTTGTAGAGGCTGTAAGGCTGGAGGCCTGGTAGACGCCCCTCGCTACGATTCCCACTAAACGTCAAAAcctgctcctgctgctctgtgtcctcctgtgtctcATGCAAGCCACGAATGCGTCGGAAGTATACCTAGAGGAAACACACCAGGAGGTCATTCTTGTATTAACCTGTTGTGCACTTTAagtcaaatgtgtttattagcTTATTTTCAGTGCAGTTTGGAAGCACATCTTGCACTAATACTGTGCAAATACTTAAGATTTATAAAGGTCTGAGCTAAATATTTTGAGATTGAATTTAATATATGCTGTCATTTCATTCTGACTTCACAGTGCAGCAGTATTGAGGGGCGACTGGAATTTTGGATAAAACACTGTTTCAGTTTGGTGGTAGATTGTGACAATGACCAGTTTATCTGGAGGGGTTTTCACTTGCAACTTAAAGTGAGACTTATTTAAAGCCACtttataaaactaaattacCTGAACATAAGCCATAGTTACTGAAGTACACCTGGCTTGAATGGCAATAACATTCACAGTTTAACAGTGTGTTGTTGGTTGTATTTATAGCTCATATTAGATTGCCTTGTGGTTtggactttatttttgatttctgTGCTGGGGGAGCAACATACTGAAAGGCTGGCCAATATATGTCTATGCCTAAATTGGGTAATTGATCATGTCGGTGCAGTGAACATATTGTCAAAGCTTTTTGCTCattctgtatatatacactgaaTGGGTGCTGTTAGCTGAAATTCAGGGATTGAATACATGgcaaaatgttaaatacattAGTGTTGCTGGGTAATTGTTTCAGAATTAGTGTGTGAGTGCAAAAGCTATAACATGCAAGGGTTTTAACCTTATTGTGTGGGCTTGAGTTTTGTCACCAGTAGCCCCACCTGCTACAACCAAAGACATGCTGTAGAAATAACCATTTATCAATCAATACCTTGTATCCTTGTAGTTTTCCTCTAACTGATTGTAAAGAAACAGGCTCCCAGTGTACTTCCGCGAGTGTGCTGTTGTGAACCATGACCTGCACACTATCAGGAGCAGACAACGGCACTGCAGAGACATATGAAAGAAAAGCAGTTTAGATCTAGTTTGAAGTCACTAGACTTATAATGAATAGTAGGATAATAAGAAATATAAACTGGCATCTACCCAAACCGCTGCACAAGTTTATCAAACATGTAAACGGATCAATGGTCAAAAGTGGTAACTGAACTTTCAATCTTACCCATGAGAAACAAAATGGCAACCAATGTTGACTGAACCCTCCAAAAAAGATTTTCATATTAACACTGAATCTAATGATAATTGTCAGGTGGCGCTAGACAAATTATGTCTTTTATTGATGactaaacaaaagaaaaacatgtttgcattaaaaaaaactctgaaaggTATATTACAATAGTCTCACTATTTGTGAGGCTGGGTCGGGTCAGAGGGTAGAGCAGGTACGCATATCTTtcgaggtttatgcctcaacgcaGATGTCTAGGGATCAAATCCGACCTGTAATGACTTTTAGgcatgtcttcccctttctctctcctcactctcacctagctgtcctatcaaataaacgCAGAAAAGTcccaaaataattaaaaaaaaataacataaaaaaatctgttcactTACAGTCTTCTCCAGAGTATCCAATCACTACTTCAGGCTCTGGGCCGCTGCCATAATCGTTTATAGCTTGAACCTTGATCTCGTAGGGCACGTACGTTGGAGTTCCAGACACAATAAACTGGGAAACGTTAGCCACAGTCTTTGAGGACCAATCCTCCTCAACATCCTTTTGTCTCCATAGCACTTTGTACTCCAGACCGGGTCCGTTAGCCAGAAATCCTGTCAGCGGCTGTACAGAgattgtatttattcatttctgtgagttgctgaaaaaaaacacttaaaatattctATCTTAACTTCTATCTTTAATTGCATACATAATAACAATCTGAAAGGATAGCTTACTGTCCAAGAGATAACCAAGTTGCCAGGCTGTGTTCCTACACCCTGAACATCTGATGGATTTTCATCAGGAGCTGGAAAAAACAAGGACATTGATGGTtcaatctgatgtttttttttagcatttaaaatattgcatacatttttttgtggaaggTGACCATGTTAATCACCTGAAGGGTTAGTCCTGTATTGGCTTGACGGCTGGCTGGGCCGGCTGTAGCCAACGCCATTCAGAGCCAGGACTCTGAAGGAGTAGTAGACATAAGGAGAGAGGTTTAACTGCACTGTGGTGCTAGTACCAGGAGTATCGGTCAGGTTGATCCAAACTCCTGGCTGGTGGAGCAGATCCTCATATTGGATCAGAAACTCTAgggaagatggaaaaaaaaaaaagatcaaagtgTAGACACTGCcacaaagaaatatatatttttgtatatatattctATGTATATTAAGCTGGGGTAGCTCATTGCTCATCATGCTAACTACCAAATTCCTGTCCTGTTTAATCCCACAAAACTACAATTGCTGCTTGCCGAAACATAAACTAAATCTGCACAATGAAGGATTCTgacttttcaaatgtgaaaatgctAAAAAGTGTAGTGTAGTTTGATACATTGAACATTTCATACTCTGTGTAGGGCTGTTGTGTTCATCTCCGGGGGTCCAGGTGAGCTGAACGCTCCTCTCTGCCTGGTCAGTTATTTCCAGGTCTGTCGGAGGGTCAGGATTCCCTGCAAACACAAGgaccacaaaaaaatgaaaagtctcTCTCTGCTATTTGATTACAGCAAGTCATTGCTACTGTTTTGAAGGAAACTTTTGACACTGAAAACAGAGTTCTACAATGCCCGTGGAATAAAAGTAAACTAACAAGAGTTGGACTGTAGACCAACATGCCGCCGTTCATTTAATAGAACATCTGCATTCAATACACAGCAGGCAGTTTGTAACATTATTAAGAAAACCATGtttcttaatgttttatttgaaagtgCAGTATTATTTTGTGCAATTAAACATTTTGAGATtgtgcacacccacacaggtgttttacTTCTTACTGATTTTACCTCTGCAGTCAATTACATTGAGCACAAACACCTGAGAAGGGTCTCAATCAGGCAGGTCAAGTAAAAACACCTGTATGGTTGAACAGTGCATGCAGAGGCAGTGTTTTTCACAATACAATCAAATTATAAAATCCTTACCccatataaaacaaaattaaataaacagaaaatggtacaatatgaaatatgaaacgAGCAAGAAGAACAGccaacataaaataaacactgcggtgaaatgaaatgttttacaaacaGAACTTGACCATAGTAATTTAAAAATCCTAATCTGGGCACATTGTTTACCGTAGACAATAGGTGGAGTAGGAGTTGGCTCTGAGACAGCAAGAAgcaaaagtaaagtacaagagGAAATGTTAGTGACAGATATTAGAAACAGCAGAAAAGCAGGGAAAATACTGTGGTATTGTGACAATAAGAACTGATACCTGCTATTTCTGAAAGTTGAAAGTGGTGAAATAATGGTTTCAGTGTACTTCAATACTGCTATTTCCATATAAATCATAAGGCAtggcagctttatttatatagcacatttcagcatcaaggcaattcaaagtgctttccataaaatattaaacagcagttaaaacattcattaaagagaatataaaaacagctaaaatagaatgagacatgttaaaatgcaagaataaacagtgcagtgtaagaaattaaCTGTTTTACTTGATGCAGCAAAAAATAGAAACGTCACACCCTTTGGACAGAAAGCATACATCTCCCAGACAACCTGAGAGATCTGAAGGGTTCATAATGTCGCAttagatcagaaatgtattttggccctaaaccaatTAGTGCTTAAGAAACCATCAATcgtaatttcaattcaattctttGAGCGACAGGAAGCCAATGTAAAGAACTCAGAAATGGATTGTGATCCACTTTCTTGGTCGTAGTGAGGACTCAAGGAGCAGCTGCAATCGGCTGCAGCTGTCTAATGATTTTTTTGGGAGACCTGTAAATACACTATTACAGTAGTGTagtctactgaagataaaagcacAGATATGTTTTTCCAAAGCCTGCTGTGACATTAAGTCATTTAACCCTTGATTTATTGTTAAAGTGATAGTAATGTAGGTtcactttgtaattgtcttattCTGGCTGTTAAAAtgcaggtctgagtccatgactacaccaacaTTTCTGGCTTTTTCCGTTGTGTTTAACATTGCCCATTGAACCCGACTGCTGACTTTTAATCATTCCTCTTTGGCTCCAAAAACCAATACCTcagttttgtctttctttaattcaaggaagttctggcacatccaatCGTTGATTTGTTCAAGGcatttagtgtttgttttggaCCATATTCCCCTGGTGATATGGTtatctaaatgtgtgtgtcgtcTGCGTAATTATGGtcatttattgtgttgttttccataattgGGCAGCGGAAGCATGTAGATGATAAACAGAataggccccagaatggagccttggcaAACCTTGCATGTCATATTTGTCTGCTCAGATATGTAATTACCTATAGACGTAAACTAGCCTCTGTTATTTAAGTAGGACTCAAATCAGTTTAGTACTGTGCCAGAAAGTCCAAACCTGTTTTCCAATCGGTGTAGTAACGTGTTGTGGTTGACcatgtcaaatgcagcactgagatcaagtaatattTTGAGTGAAGATTTTTCATTGAAGACTTTAAGAGCAGTCTAATTGCTGTGGCAGAAGACCtgactgaaagacatcagaACAGCTGATTTCCTATGGGCCTGTGATTGCTCATTAGAGACACACCAAActtgctctttttattttaaaattgattacAGAAGTTTTTAGGACCTGTGGTAAGATATCagaaagaagagatgtgtttaCAATCTGTTAAAGATCTGAAGCCAAACACTTTGCAACATTTTGGAAGAAGGCTATTGACAGAATATCAAGGAAGCAGATTCCAGATGTTGCATAATTTCCTTCAGTGGGTGATTACATAAAAAGTGTGTCATGGtactttaactgtttttgtgtggacACAGGGACCAACGCATATCCTGTACATGGAATGGAGCCACTGACTGCAAGcaggacagaaaagaaaacagattttttcctttgtgttgacTCTAAACCAATACTATATGTTGATGGTTCATTTATCTGTTTcattacaattctttttttttttttttatatgaattcACTGTGTGTGATTTCCACACAATCCCTGTTACATCTGGTAACCCGTTGCTTATGAAATACCCTGGAAAGCACTGGGAACATACCTACGACAGTCAGCATAGCGCTGGCTGAGTCCTGGTCCAGGGTGGTGTTCTGAATGCAGGTGTAGGTGCCCTCATCTTCATCTGTCACATCTCTGATGGTCAAACTGTCCCCGTCCACATCAAACCTGATGAGGATGATtcgtttatttttattttctccaagtTGTATCACTGTTTTTTCACGGTGCAAAATTGTTTCActtgttaaaatgtcattaattatCTATTATAGGTCTTTGTACCTCTCATCATCAGGGAGCTCTCCATTATCCTTGAGCCAGATCACAGTGGGAATGAGGGATGGGTCATGTTTGACTTTACACTCAAACACAGCGCTCATTCCTCTCTGTACATCCTTGTACTCTGGCTGTTTCAGGATACGGGTGGGCTCTGgacaatggagaaaaaaaagaatttataCTAATAAATAACACAGCTTGACCTAATGGTTATGTAGGCCTAAAATATAATCTATGTATGAGCTATTATAGTATTTAACAGGATAAGTGTTTATATCTATATCTGACCTTTAACCTCCAGGTAGACGTGGTTCTCCTTGAGCCCTAGGTTGTTGGAGGCGATGCAGGTGTACTTCCCACTGTGTAATGGCTGGGCCACGTGAATCTCCAATGTACCATTCTCATGGATTACATAAGGGTCACCATTCTTAACACTGGTCTGGCTGTCTTTGAACCTTCACGAAACCGCAAAAGAATTGTGTTTAAGTGTTTGACGGTGTTGTGCAGAAAAACTGGGGAGGCAATGGCTAAATGAACAAGACTTTGAATGTCACTGGCGTTACCTATGCAAACCTGGTCTGAATCTTACCATGTAATGGTTGGTATTGGTGAGCCAAAGGAGGCACAGTGAAGTAATGCAGGGTTGTTGGTGATGACCTGGTACACTCCGTTGGGTGGAGTAAGCACCCTTGGTGCCTCGGCTATGGAAAGAAGCCCAACATTATATGAATCAATATAATCTTCCctcttgctcacacacacacacacacacacacaaataaacaagcaCACACCGTGGgctgtatgtcaaaaatgtatgaCCAACTTATATATCTAAATTCATATTTACAAATAATAGATGAACTTACCAAGAACGTTGACAAAAGCGTTTGCCAACAGGTAACCAAATTCATTGGATGCGTTACACTGGTAGACAGCACTGGACCCAGTTTTCACAAAGCTAAGAATCACAGTGTCATCATCCACCTTCCGACTGTGGTCCTCAGGTGCGTCTATTACAAGGCAACAGACAGAAATAGTGGTCaatagaaagaaacaaaaaaaagaaggtttttcAACTGTACTATTAAAGTTTTGTCAACGTAGAAACGACTCATAACAATCCTGGTGCATTATGTTATACAATAGAGAATACCatgcagtaaaaaaacactGGGATTGGGACTTTAATTCCCACTACA
Proteins encoded in this window:
- the nrcama gene encoding neuronal cell adhesion molecule a isoform X17: MTHPTMDKNRKWVPGFGAMLLILLSHTTSALEVPLDLPQPPTITLQSPKDYIFDPRENIVIHCEAKGKPHPSFSWTRNGTHFDVEKDSKVLMKPGSGTLVIDISGEKAEAYEGTYQCTAHNEHGTAVSNNIVIRQSRSPLWSKERNEAIVVQMGVSLVLQCRPPAGLPPPVIFWMDNNFQRLPLDKRVSQALNGDLYFSNVLPEDNRNDYICYARFPHTQTIQQKQPISVTVLDMEAMNETVAALYNVTDFYSDSPEGERRPGFMTPLGITSTKMVLRGETLELECIADGLPTPEISWQKDGGELPSSRMSFYNFKKTLKVSDVNEADAGDYRCTATNKLGTAQHVIKVSVKAAPFWVSAPRNLILAPNETGILTCRVNGEPKPKISWFVNGVPIENAPEDHSRKVDDDTVILSFVKTGSSAVYQCNASNEFGYLLANAFVNVLAEAPRVLTPPNGVYQVITNNPALLHCASFGSPIPTITWFKDSQTSVKNGDPYVIHENGTLEIHVAQPLHSGKYTCIASNNLGLKENHVYLEVKEPTRILKQPEYKDVQRGMSAVFECKVKHDPSLIPTVIWLKDNGELPDDERFDVDGDSLTIRDVTDEDEGTYTCIQNTTLDQDSASAMLTVVEPTPTPPIVYGNPDPPTDLEITDQAERSVQLTWTPGDEHNSPTQKFLIQYEDLLHQPGVWINLTDTPGTSTTVQLNLSPYVYYSFRVLALNGVGYSRPSQPSSQYRTNPSAPDENPSDVQGVGTQPGNLVISWTPLTGFLANGPGLEYKVLWRQKDVEEDWSSKTVANVSQFIVSGTPTYVPYEIKVQAINDYGSGPEPEVVIGYSGEDLPLSAPDSVQVMVHNSTLAEVHWEPVSLQSVRGKLQGYKVYFRRIRGLHETQEDTEQQEQVLTFSGNRSEGRLPGLQPYSLYNLTVRVLNIKGEGPASPSKTFETPEGVPGPPSFLNVINPGLDSLTLEWGPPMNNNGRLAGYTLKYQPVNTTNELGPVKVINFLANETTITLGNLNSSMLYKFYMSAKTIKGSGPIITEEAFTAMDTTVPNRQVDIATQGWFIGLMCAIALLILVLLIVCFIKRNKGGKYPVKEKEDAHQDPEIQPMKEDDGTFGEYRSMESDTEDHKPLKGSRTPSNGTVRRDESDDSLVDYGEGGDGQFNEDGSFIGQYSGKKEKDTHEGNESSEAPSPVNAMNSFV
- the nrcama gene encoding neuronal cell adhesion molecule a isoform X1 — encoded protein: MTHPTMDKNRKWVPGFGAMLLILLSHTTSALEVPLDPKVLEGLPQPPTITLQSPKDYIFDPRENIVIHCEAKGKPHPSFSWTRNGTHFDVEKDSKVLMKPGSGTLVIDISGEKAEAYEGTYQCTAHNEHGTAVSNNIVIRQSRSPLWSKERNEAIVVQMGVSLVLQCRPPAGLPPPVIFWMDNNFQRLPLDKRVSQALNGDLYFSNVLPEDNRNDYICYARFPHTQTIQQKQPISVTVLDMEAMNETVAALYNVTDFYSDSPEGERRPGFMTPLGITSTKMVLRGETLELECIADGLPTPEISWQKDGGELPSSRMSFYNFKKTLKVSDVNEADAGDYRCTATNKLGTAQHVIKVSVKAAPFWVSAPRNLILAPNETGILTCRVNGEPKPKISWFVNGVPIENAPEDHSRKVDDDTVILSFVKTGSSAVYQCNASNEFGYLLANAFVNVLAEAPRVLTPPNGVYQVITNNPALLHCASFGSPIPTITWFKDSQTSVKNGDPYVIHENGTLEIHVAQPLHSGKYTCIASNNLGLKENHVYLEVKEPTRILKQPEYKDVQRGMSAVFECKVKHDPSLIPTVIWLKDNGELPDDERFDVDGDSLTIRDVTDEDEGTYTCIQNTTLDQDSASAMLTVVEPTPTPPIVYGNPDPPTDLEITDQAERSVQLTWTPGDEHNSPTQKFLIQYEDLLHQPGVWINLTDTPGTSTTVQLNLSPYVYYSFRVLALNGVGYSRPSQPSSQYRTNPSAPDENPSDVQGVGTQPGNLVISWTPLTGFLANGPGLEYKVLWRQKDVEEDWSSKTVANVSQFIVSGTPTYVPYEIKVQAINDYGSGPEPEVVIGYSGEDLPLSAPDSVQVMVHNSTLAEVHWEPVSLQSVRGKLQGYKVYFRRIRGLHETQEDTEQQEQVLTFSGNRSEGRLPGLQPYSLYNLTVRVLNIKGEGPASPSKTFETPEGVPGPPSFLNVINPGLDSLTLEWGPPMNNNGRLAGYTLKYQPVNTTNELGPVKVINFLANETTITLGNLNSSMLYKFYMSAKTIKGSGPIITEEAFTAMDTTRTKPTVEMGKGPSEPPHPTSPITQSPHPPFHKVPPVGPAFGKVNTSMLEDGAVISWDYFGHHKNVYVEYVVENSKEDWKRELVNGSHWHMIKGLKPGTSYKVRVVARDPADPTVHSTDEVLVAVPAVPNRQVDIATQGWFIGLMCAIALLILVLLIVCFIKRNKGGKYPVKEKEDAHQDPEIQPMKEDDGTFGEYRSMESDTEDHKPLKGSRTPSNGTVRRDESDDSLVDYGEGGDGQFNEDGSFIGQYSGKKEKDTHEGNESSEAPSPVNAMNSFV
- the nrcama gene encoding neuronal cell adhesion molecule a isoform X11, which produces MTHPTMDKNRKWVPGFGAMLLILLSHTTSALEVPLDPKVLEGLPQPPTITLQSPKDYIFDPRENIVIHCEAKGKPHPSFSWTRNGTHFDVEKDSKVLMKPGSGTLVIDISGEKAEAYEGTYQCTAHNEHGTAVSNNIVIRQSRSPLWSKERNEAIVVQMGVSLVLQCRPPAGLPPPVIFWMDNNFQRLPLDKRVSQALNGDLYFSNVLPEDNRNDYICYARFPHTQTIQQKQPISVTVLDNSPEGERRPGFMTPLGITSTKMVLRGETLELECIADGLPTPEISWQKDGGELPSSRMSFYNFKKTLKVSDVNEADAGDYRCTATNKLGTAQHVIKVSVKAAPFWVSAPRNLILAPNETGILTCRVNGEPKPKISWFVNGVPIENAPEDHSRKVDDDTVILSFVKTGSSAVYQCNASNEFGYLLANAFVNVLAEAPRVLTPPNGVYQVITNNPALLHCASFGSPIPTITWFKDSQTSVKNGDPYVIHENGTLEIHVAQPLHSGKYTCIASNNLGLKENHVYLEVKEPTRILKQPEYKDVQRGMSAVFECKVKHDPSLIPTVIWLKDNGELPDDERFDVDGDSLTIRDVTDEDEGTYTCIQNTTLDQDSASAMLTVVGNPDPPTDLEITDQAERSVQLTWTPGDEHNSPTQKFLIQYEDLLHQPGVWINLTDTPGTSTTVQLNLSPYVYYSFRVLALNGVGYSRPSQPSSQYRTNPSAPDENPSDVQGVGTQPGNLVISWTPLTGFLANGPGLEYKVLWRQKDVEEDWSSKTVANVSQFIVSGTPTYVPYEIKVQAINDYGSGPEPEVVIGYSGEDLPLSAPDSVQVMVHNSTLAEVHWEPVSLQSVRGKLQGYKVYFRRIRGLHETQEDTEQQEQVLTFSGNRSEGRLPGLQPYSLYNLTVRVLNIKGEGPASPSKTFETPEGVPGPPSFLNVINPGLDSLTLEWGPPMNNNGRLAGYTLKYQPVNTTNELGPVKVINFLANETTITLGNLNSSMLYKFYMSAKTIKGSGPIITEEAFTAMDTMPPVGPAFGKVNTSMLEDGAVISWDYFGHHKNVYVEYVVENSKEDWKRELVNGSHWHMIKGLKPGTSYKVRVVARDPADPTVHSTDEVLVAVPAVPNRQVDIATQGWFIGLMCAIALLILVLLIVCFIKRNKGGKYPVKEKEDAHQDPEIQPMKEDDGTFGEYRSMESDTEDHKPLKGSRTPSNGTVRRDESDDSLVDYGEGGDGQFNEDGSFIGQYSGKKEKDTHEGNESSEAPSPVNAMNSFV